TGCAAAACTGGCGCTGCACGGCTGCGAGCCGATCGATCTTCTCGCGCTTCTGAAACATCCGCTCGCACGCCTCGGCCTGCCTTACAGGGATATCCGGTCCGCGGCGCGCGCGCTTGAACGCGGTGTGCTTCGCGGCCCGAGAGCGAGGCCAGGAACGGGCGGTTTGCGCGCGGCGGTGGAGGCAAGCCGCAACCCAGTTGACACCGCCCATATTCCACGCTGGAAAAAGGTGCATGACGGGGACTGGGATGTCGTCGCCGATCTGGTTGAAAGACTGGCAGCTGCGCTCGCCCCGCTCGAAGCCCTTGCAGAGAGTGCCGAGCCGGTACCGGTCACGCAACTGGCGCGTCTGCAGGTGGATGTCGTCCAGTCAATCGCGACCGATGAAACGGGCTCGTGCGACGAGCTTTATGCCGGCGAAGCCGGCGAGGCGCTTGCGCTCTTCCTGAACGGCTTTCTGGAAGCCGGGGCGAGCGGACTGGCGATAGCGCCGCCGGAATGGCCGTCCGTCCTGCCGGCCTTCATGGCCGGCCAGGCCGTCCGGCGGCGGCTGCCCGGAGATCAGAGGGTCCAGATCCTGGGGCCGATGGAAGCCCGGCTGCAAAGTTTCGACTTTGCCGTTCTGGGTGGCCTGAACGAGGGTGTCTGGCCGCAGCGGACACGCAACGATCCCTGGCTCAACCGACCGATGAAACGGGATATCGGCCTCGAACCGCCGGAACGCCGTCTGGGAGCCTCTGCACATGATTTTGCGCAAGGGATGGGCGCTGCCCGTGTTCTGCTGTCGCGTAGCGCAAGAATCGACGGCGCCCCCACGGTTGCATCCAGATGGCTGCAGCGCCTGACCACCCTGGCCGGACCGGATGTCACCGGCGCCATGGAGCGGCGTGGCGGTCTCTTTTCGCGTCTCGCCGATCTCATCGACCGGCCGGCCGGGCCAGTCAGGCCGGCGATGCGTCCAAATCCTGCGCCGCCGCTTGCCGCACGGCCGCATTCGCTTTCGATCACCGAGATCGAGCGATTGATCCGGGACCCTTACGCGATCTTCGTGCGTCACGTCCTGGAGCTCCGCCCGGTCGACCCGATCGGCGGCGAACCCGGGGCCGCCGACAAGGGCAACCTGATCCACGATGCTCTCGCACGGTTCCTGTCAACCTGGTCAGGCCCGTTGGACGACAGCGCCCTGGCGGCGCTGACGCTAATCGGCGAAGAGCTTTTCGAACCGCTTGATGCCTTTCCGGCCATACGGGCCATGTGGTGGCCGAGATTCCAGAAAATTGCCGCGGGTTTCGTTGCCTTTGAAAACCGGCGCGAACAGCAAATCGACAACCGGTTCCTGGAAATCGGCGGCGGCGTCGAGCTCCGGCTCCCCGGTTTCGAGTTTCGCCTGCGCGGGCGGGCGGACCGGATAGATATTCTGAAATCCGGCGGCCTTTCGGTAATCGACTACAAGACCGGGCAGGTGCCTTCGCAAAAACAGGTGGACGCGCTGCTGTCGCCGCAGCTTTCGCTCGAAGCTGCCATGGTGCGCCGGGCCGGTTTCAAGGGCGTGCCTGCCGATCGTCCCGTGTCGGAATTGCTCTATCTGCAGCTGAAGGGCGGCGACGAGGCCGTTGTCGAAATCCTGCGGAACCCGAAAGAGAGGGACCTGGAGGATCTGGTCGAGGATGCCTGGACCCGTCTCGAACAGCTGATCGCCCATTATTGCAATCCCGATACCGGTTATCTTTCCCGCGCCCGCGTGATGCGGGGACGGGCGCTCGATGGCGACTATGACCATCTGGCCCGCGCGCAGGAATGGGCGCTCGGCGGTGAGGACACACAATGAGCGGGTTCCAGATTCCCGAACTGACGCGGCAGCGTCAGGATCTTGCGTCCCGTCCGCGCGCGTCGGCCTGGGTGAGCGCCAATGCCGGCTCCGGCAAGACATTCGTTCTGTCGCGCCGCGTCGTGCGGCTGCTCCTTGACGGCACCGATCCAGGCCGCATCCTGGCGCTGACCTTCACCAAGGCGGCAGCTGCGGAAATGGCGACCCGTGTTTTCAGGATCCTGGGCGACTGGGTGACGATGTCCGATGCTGCGCTTGGCGCCGAGCTTCAGGCGATCGAAGGCCGGAGGCCCGATGCGTCCAGGCTTGCGATGGCCCGGCGGCAATTCGCACGTGCGCTCGAAACGCCCGGCGGCCTCAAGATCCAGACCATTCACGGCTTTTGCGAAGCGCTGCTGCATCAGTTTCCGCTTGAGGCCAACGTGGCGGGGCACTTCGCCGTGCTCGATGATCGCGTCGCAGCTGAATTGATGGCCGAGGCGCTTGGCGCCGTGCTGCACACCGCGGAGATGGAACCGGACAGCGCCCTCGGCGGCGCCCTTGCATCGGTGATCGATCTCATGAGTGACGGCGGGGTCCAGAAGGCGCTGGAGGACGTGATCCGGGACCGGGATTCCTTCCGCCGCTGGACGGTCGATGCCGGCGGTTTTGAAGAAGCGCTCACGGAACTCGCCGGTTTGCTGGATGTGTCGGCCTCGGATCGGCTTGCCGATTTCGATGCGCAGTTTATGGAAACGTGTCCCCTGGATCTGAACGTGTGCCTGAGCTTTGGCGAAGCCTTGCTGACAGGTGGCAAGACGGATCAGAAACGGGCCGAAGACCTTGTCAGCGCGCGCCGCCTGAAAGAGCCGGTACTGTTCCGGGAGGCCTGGCAATCGATCTTCCTGACCTCGAAACTGGAACCGCGAAAGTCCCTGGCGACCAAGAAGGTCGCGGCGGACTTCC
This region of uncultured Roseibium sp. genomic DNA includes:
- the addB gene encoding double-strand break repair protein AddB; the encoded protein is MSERPRFFSVPPSVPFLETLVDTLVDGTLVPGFRPLDDPHLLATATIYLPTRRSARLLPAIFQKKFGARPVLLPKIRPVGDADEDLLSLDASADLAPLPPAIQLTERHLTMTRLVMAWKGALRREVLNLRLDEPLGVPASTADAAWLAADLLALMDEIETEEADWSELGSLVPEDFARYWQITLDFLKIVQEAWPAHLAERGQMDPKARRSALIRREAKRLAGEASDAPVIVAGVTGSVPATAELLKVVAGLDRGAIVLPGLDPHLDDRSWSLLRTEGASSRSGGFAGGPRPSTLPSHPQFSFRQLLDRLGATRSDVVPLGDRMSSEQSLRETLVSEALRPADTSDQWTAYLADTGVADRTAALGGVSLLVARNEADEALSLAIALREAIERGESAALVSPDRMLTRRVAAELTRWNIQVDDSAGRPLDQTAPAVLLLLSAKLALHGCEPIDLLALLKHPLARLGLPYRDIRSAARALERGVLRGPRARPGTGGLRAAVEASRNPVDTAHIPRWKKVHDGDWDVVADLVERLAAALAPLEALAESAEPVPVTQLARLQVDVVQSIATDETGSCDELYAGEAGEALALFLNGFLEAGASGLAIAPPEWPSVLPAFMAGQAVRRRLPGDQRVQILGPMEARLQSFDFAVLGGLNEGVWPQRTRNDPWLNRPMKRDIGLEPPERRLGASAHDFAQGMGAARVLLSRSARIDGAPTVASRWLQRLTTLAGPDVTGAMERRGGLFSRLADLIDRPAGPVRPAMRPNPAPPLAARPHSLSITEIERLIRDPYAIFVRHVLELRPVDPIGGEPGAADKGNLIHDALARFLSTWSGPLDDSALAALTLIGEELFEPLDAFPAIRAMWWPRFQKIAAGFVAFENRREQQIDNRFLEIGGGVELRLPGFEFRLRGRADRIDILKSGGLSVIDYKTGQVPSQKQVDALLSPQLSLEAAMVRRAGFKGVPADRPVSELLYLQLKGGDEAVVEILRNPKERDLEDLVEDAWTRLEQLIAHYCNPDTGYLSRARVMRGRALDGDYDHLARAQEWALGGEDTQ